CTGCCTGCCAAAGCGATGGCCTATGCGCAGGGCGCGGATTACCTTGAGCAGGATCTGGTGATGACCAAAGATGACCAGCTGGTGGTGCTGCATGACCACTACCTGGATCGCGTCACCGACGTGGCGGAGCGCTTCCCGGACCGCGCGCGTAAAGATGGCCGCTACTACGCAATCGATTTCACGCTCGCGGAGATCAAATCGCTGAAATTCAGCGAAGGCTTCGAGCTGGAAAACGGCAAAAAGGTGCAGACATTCCCCGGCCGCTTCCCGATGGGCAAATCCGATTTCCGGGTGCATACCTTTGAAGAAGAGATCGAATTTGTGCAGGGGCTGAACCACTCCACCGGTAAAAACATTGGTATCTACCCGGAGATCAAAGCGCCGTGGTTCCACCATCAGGAGGGGAAAGACATCGCCCTTAAGGTGCTGGAAACCCTGAAAAAATATGGCTACACCACGAAGCAGGATAAGGTCTATCTGCAATGTTTCGACGCCAACGAGCTTAAGCGCATTAAAAATGAGCTGGAGCCGAAACTGGGAATGGATCTGAAGCTGGTGCAGCTTATCGCTTACACCGACTGGAACGAAACCCAGGAGAAGCAGGCCGATGGCAAATGGGTAAACTATCGCTATGACTGGATGTTTAAACCGGGTGCCATGAAGCAGATTGCGCAGTACGCCGACGGCATCGGGCCGGATTACCATATGCTGGTGGCAGAAGGCTCGACCAAAGACCACGTGACGCTGACCGATATGGCGAAAGAGGCGCACGCCAGCCATTTGCAGGTGCACCCGTATACGGTGCGCGCCGACCAGTTGCCGGTATACGCCACGGACGTGAATCAGCTTTATGACGTGCTGTATAACAAGGCGGAAGTGGACGGGCTATTTACCGATTTCCCGGATAAAGCGGTGAGTTTTTTGAAAGATAATCGCTGATATTGCCGGGTGGCGGTTTCGCCTGATCCGGCCTGGTAGTATGGTTTGCCAGGCCGGGTAAGCGTCGCGCCACCCGACAATACGGCGTTGTTACATCTCAATCTCAATATCGCCCTGCGGTTTACAGCAGCAGGGCAAAATCTCGCCTTCCTGAATAAACGCCAGCGGTTTGGTCAGCCACTGCACCTGGCCTGCGACCAGTTTGCAGCGGCACGAGCCGCAATAGCCTTCACGGCACTGGTACTCTACCGTCACCGCGTGTGACTCCAGCGCCACCAGCAGGGAAGGGTGCTCGTCCGGGCACGACAGCTCGGTGCCCGTCACGCGAAGCGTAATGCGACCCATATCAGAGCTGGAAGCTGCTCAGATCGTCATGGTCGATTTCAGAATCGATCTGGCCGACCAGATAAGAGCTCACTTCCACTTCCTGCGGCGCTACCTGCACGTTATCAGACACAAGCCAGGTGTTGATCCACGGAATCGGGTTGGAGCGGGTTTTGAACGGCAGATCCAGACCGACAGCCTGCATACGGATATTGGTGATGTACTCAACGTACTGGCACAGAATATCTTTGTTCAGGCCGATCATGGAGCCGCCCTGGAACAGGTATTCCGCCCACTCTTTCTCCTGCTGCGCCGCCAGCACGAACAGGTCATAGCACTCCTGTTTGCACTCTTCGGCAATCGCCGCCATTTCCGGATCGTCTTCGCCGCTGCGCATCAGGTTCAGCATGTGCTGGGTGCCGGTCAGGTGCAGCGCTTCGTCGCGGGCAATCAGACGGATGATTTTCGCGTTGCCTTCCATCAGTTCGCGCTCGGCGAAGGCGAAAGAGCAGGCGAAGCTGACGTAGAAGCGAATCGCTTCCAGCGCGTTGACGCTCATCAGGCACAGGTAGAGCTTTTTCTTAAGCTCGTGCAGGTTCACGGTCACGGTTTTGCCGTTGACGCTGTGAGTGCCTTCGCCCAGCAGGTGCCAGTAGCTGGTCATCTCGATCAGATCGTCGTAGTAATGCGAGATGCCTTCGGCGCGCTTTAAGATCTGCTCGTTGGTGACGATATCGTCAAACACCACCGCCGGATCGTTGACGATATTGCGGATGATGTGGGTGTAAGAGCGCGAGTGAATGGTCTCGGAAAACGCCCAGGTTTCGACCCAGGTTTCCAGCTCCGGGATGGAGATCAGCGGCAGCAGCGCCACGTTCGGGCTGCGGCCCTGGATGGAATCAAGCAGCGTCTGGTATTTCAGGTTGCTGATGAAAATGTGTTTTTCATGCTCCGGCAGCGCCTGGAAATCGATGCGGTCGCGGGAAACGTCCACTTCTTCAGGACGCCAGAAGAATGACAGCTGCTTTTCGATAAGCTTTTCGAAAATTTCATATTTTTGCTGATCGTAACGCGCCACGTTGACCGGTTGGCCAAAAAACATGGGTTCAAGAAGCTGGTCGTTTTTCGTCTGTGAAAATGTGGTGTAGGCCATGACGTAGATCCTGTCTGCAAACAATATCGGCTGTTGACGGTGGGGGCGCTTCGCTTACCCACCCTACGGCCAACGGTTCGGCTGTTAACGGTGGGTGCGCTTTGCTTACCCACCCTACGGCCAACGGTTCGGCTGTTAACGGTTCGGCTATAAATGGTGGGTGTGCTTCGCTTACCCACCCTACGGCCTTAACAACAAGAGGGCGGGTTTCCCCGCCCTGCGTGTTAGATTTTACATGCGCCGCTTTCGCAGCCGTCATCCTGAATGGATGGCGCCAGGTCGTCCTGGGCATCTTCCGCGCCATCGCGGGTGTTCTGATAATACAGCGTCTTCACACCGAGCTTATAAGCGGTGAGCAGGTCTTTCAGCAACTGCTGCATCGGCACTTTACCTGACGGGAAGCGTGTCGGATCGTAGTTGGTGTTAGCAGAAATCGACTGGTCGATGAACTTCTGCATGATGCCCACCAGCTGCAGATAGCCGTCGTTGCCCGGCATTTCCCACAGCAGTTCGTACTGATCTTTCAGCTGTTCGTAGTCCGGCACCACCTGACGCAGGATACCGTCTTTCGACGCCTTGATGCTGATGTGGCCGCGCGGCGGCTCAATGCCGTTGGTGGCGTTGGAGATCTGCGAAGAGGTCTCGGACGGCATCAGCGCGGACAGCGTGGAGTTACGCAGGCCGTGCGTCTTGATGGATTCGCGCAGGCTTTCCCAGTCGTAATGCAGCGGCTCGCTGGCGATCGCATCCAGATCTTTCTTGTAGGTGTCGATCGGCAGAATGCCTTTGCTGTAGGTGGTTTCATTGAACCACGGGCATGCGCCTTGCTCTTTCGCCAGCTCGTTAGAGGCTTTCAGCAGGTAGTACTGAATCGCTTCGAACGTTTTGTGCGTCAGATTGTTGGCGCTGCCGTCGGAGTAACGCACGCCGTGCTTCGCGAGATAGTAAGCGAAGTTAATCACGCCGATGCCGAGAGTACGACGGCCCATCGCGCCGCGTTTAGCCGCCGGAATCGGGTAATCCTGGTAATCCAGCAGGGCGTCCAGCGCACGAACTGCCAGCGTAGAAAGCTCTTCCAGCTCGTCCAGGCTCTCAATAGCGCCCAGGTTGAAAGCAGACAGGGTGCAGAGCGCGATTTCACCGTTTTCGTCGTTTACATCATCCAGCGGTTTGGTCGGCAGCGCGATTTCCAGGCACAGGTTAGACTGACGCACCGGCGCGACAACCGGATCGAACGGGCTATGGGTGTTGCAGTGATCCACGTTCTGGATGTAGATACGGCCGGTAGAGGCGCGCTCCTGCATCATCAGCGAGAACAGCTCAGACGCTTTAATGCGCTGTTTGCGGATGCTCTCGTCCTGCTCATATTTGGTGTACAGACGCTCGAACTCGTCCTGATCGGCGAAGAACGCGTCATACAGGCCCGGCACGTCGGACGGGCTGAACAGCGTGATGTCTTCGCCTTTCAGCAGGCGCTGGTACATCAGCTTGTTGATCTGTACGCCGTAGTCCATGTGACGCACGCGGTTCGCTTCGGTACCGCGGTTGTTTTTCAGCACCAGCAGGCTTTCGACTTCCAGATGCCACATTGGGTAGAAGAGGGTGGCCGCGCCGCCGCGAACGCCGCCCTGCGAGCAGGATTTCACGGCCGTCTGGAAATGTTTGTAGAACGGAATGCAACCGGTGTGGAACGCTTCGCCGCCGCGGATTGGGCTGCCGAGCGCACGGATGCGGCCCGCGTTGATGCCGATACCGGCGCGCTGGGAAACGTATTTCACGATGGCGCTGGAAGTGGCGTTGATGGAATCCAGGCTGTCGCCGCACTCGATCATTACGCAGGAGCTGAACTGACGGGTCGGGGTGCGCACGCCGGACATGATCGGCGTCGGCAGCGAAATTTTAAAGGTGGAGACCGCATCGTAGAAACGCTTCACGTAATCCAGACGGGTTTCGCGCGGGTAGTTAGAGAACAGGCACGCCGCCACGAGAATGTAGAGGAACTGCGCGCTTTCGTAGATCTCACCGGTAACGCGGTTCTGGACCAGGTATTTCCCTTCAAGCTGCTTCACGGCGGCGTAGGAGAAGTTCATATCGCGCCAGTGGTCGATAAAACCGTCCATCTGCGCAAACTCTTCTTCGCTGTAATCCTGCAGCAGGTGGTGGTCATATTTACCCAGCTCCACCATCTTCACGACATGGTCGTACAGTTTCGGCGGCTCGAACTGACCGTAGGCTTTTTTGCGCAGGTGGAAAATCGCCAGGCGCGCGGCCAGGTATTGATAGTCCGGCGCGTCGCGGGAAATAAGATCCGCCGCCGCCTTGATGATGGTTTCATGAATATCGGAGGTTTTGATGCCGTCGTAGAACTGAATGTGAGAACGCAGCTCTACCTGGGAGATGGAGACGTTATGCAGACCTTCCGCAGCCCAGTCCAGAACACGATGAATTTTATCCAGGTTGATGCGTTCCTGGCTGCCATCTCGTTTTGTTACCAGCAGACTCTGATTCATGGGTAATACCTGTCCGTGAAATCCGTGAAATAGAAATATCCCCCGCTTATCCACAAGTGACTAACTCTGTGGATAAATACTATATATAGGGGGTTTGAGATAAGTGAAACGCTATATGGTGAGTATTCTAGTCGGGATTCTTTTGAGAACAAGCCTTGATTTCGGTGTTAATTTGCGGTTGCAAAATCTCGAAATTAAGTAAGTCCTCATCACATAAGGCCTTGAGGGCTTGTCAAGGCGGCAGGAAAAAAAATGAAAATTTGATCGAACGCTGATTTCCTGGTCAGGAAAGAAATGGCGCAACAGAACGTTGCGCAATTTTTAATACGAAAAGCTTCTGACAGGACGGTTTTCAGACAGGTTTTTTAGCCTGTGTATGCAACATATAGTTAACATCAACGCCCGGCGCGAGCTTAAAGCGGTTGGTCAGCGGATTGTAGTGCAGACCGATGATATGACGCTCTTCCAGCGGGGTTTCATCCACCCAGGCCAGCAGTTCGGAAGGGCGAATGAATTTTTTGGCATCGTGCGTGCCTTTGGGCACCATGCGCAGCACATATTCTGCGCCTACCACCGCCATCAGCCAGGATTTGGCGTTGCGGTTAAGCGTGGAGAAAAAGACGTGGCCGCCGGGCTTTACGAGTTGAGCGCAGGCCTGCACCACCGAGCGCGGGTCCGGCACGTGTTCGAGCATCTCCATGCAGGTCACCACGTCATAGGCGCCGGCATGCTGCGCGGCGTGTTCTTCCACGGTCTGCTGAACATAGTTAAGCTCAACGCCGCTTTCCAGCGCGTGTAGACGCGCCACCGCCAACGGCTCCGCGCCCATATCGAGCCCCGTGACGTTCGCCCCTTCGCGCGCCATACTCTCTGAGAGAATGCCGCCGCCGCAGCCGACATCCAGCACTTTTTTCCCGAACAGGCCACCGGCGCGTTCGGCGATATAGCCAAGACGCAGCGGGTTAATGCGATGCAGCGGTTTAAATTCCCCTTCAGTGTCCCACCAGCGCGAAGCGACAGCTTCAAATTTGGCGATTTCTTCTAAGTCTACGTTGTGCGCAACGGGCGGTTTTTCAGCATTCATGGACGCCTTTACTCCTTTCTTCGCAAGAGCGTCGAGTATAACAGGCGTTAGTAGGGAATAAAGCGGCCTGACGGGGCTATTCGGTTTACCGAACAGGCCGCGGCTGTGTTATAATTTGCGACCTTTGAATCCGGGACACAGTAGAGGGATAACGGTCAGATGAGCGACCTTGCCAGAGAAATTACACCGGTCAACATTGAGGAAGAGTTAAAGAACTCCTATCTGGATTACGCGATGTCGGTTATTGTCGGCCGCGCGCTTCCGGATGTCCGAGATGGCCTCAAACCGGTACACCGTCGCGTACTTTACGCCATGAACGTGTTGGGCAATGACTGGAATAAAGCCTACAAAAAATCCGCCCGTGTCGTTGGTGACGTAATCGGTAAATACCATCCCCACGGTGATTCCGCCGTCTACGATACCATTGTACGTATGGCTCAGCCGTTCTCGCTGCGCTATACGCTGGTGGATGGTCAGGGCAACTTCGGTTCTATCGACGGCGACTCCGCCGCGGCGATGCGTTATACGGAAATCCGTCTGGCGAAAATCGCCCATGAACTGATGGCCGACCTCGACAAAGAAACCGTTGATTTTGTCGATAACTATGACGGCACGGAAAAAATCCCGGACGTCATGCCGACCAAAATCCCGAATCTGCTGGTAAACGGGGCTTCCGGTATCGCGGTCGGGATGGCGACCAACATTCCGCCGCATAACCTGACGGAAGTGATCAACGGCTGCCTCGCCTATATCGATGATGAAGATATCAGCATCGAAGGGCTGATGGAGCACATCCCCGGCCCGGATTTCCCGACTGCTGCCATCATCAATGGCCGTCGCGGCATTGAAGAGGCGTACCGCACCGGGCGCGGCAAAATTTACATTCGCGCGCGCGCGGAAGTGGAAGTCGATCCGAAAAACGGCCGCGAAACCATTATCGTGCACGAAATTCCGTATCAGGTGAACAAAGCGCGCCTGATCGAGAAAATCGCCGAACTGGTGAAAGAGAAACGCGTCGAAGGCATCAGCGCGCTGCGCGACGAGTCTGACAAAGACGGTATGCGCATTGTTATTGAGATCAAACGCGACGCCGTGGGCGAAGTGGTGCTCAATAATCTCTATTCCCAGACGCAGCTGCAGGTGTCTTTCGGTATCAACATGGTCGCGCTGCACCACGGTCAGCCGAAGATCATGACGCTGAAAGAGATTCTGGCGGCGTTTGTTCGCCACCGTCGTGAAGTCGTGACCCGCCGCACCATCTTCGAACTGCGCAAAGCCCGCGAGCGCGCGCATATCTTAGAAGGTCTGGCGATTGCGCTGGCCAACATCGATCCGATTATCGAACTGATTCGCCGCGCGCCGACCCCGTCGGAAGCGAAAGCGGGCCTCATCGCGCAGGCGTGGGAGCTTGGCACCGTTTCTGCGATGCTGGAGCGCGCCGGTGATGACGCCGCGCGTCCGGAGTGGCTGGAGCCGGAGTTCGGTATTCGCGATGGCAAATACTGGCTGACCGAGCAACAGGCGCAGGCGATCCTCGATCTG
This sequence is a window from Cronobacter sakazakii. Protein-coding genes within it:
- the yfaE gene encoding class I ribonucleotide reductase maintenance protein YfaE — its product is MGRITLRVTGTELSCPDEHPSLLVALESHAVTVEYQCREGYCGSCRCKLVAGQVQWLTKPLAFIQEGEILPCCCKPQGDIEIEM
- the glpQ gene encoding glycerophosphodiester phosphodiesterase gives rise to the protein MKLKMTLAALAIGVMSASALAADKLVIAHRGASGYLPEHTLPAKAMAYAQGADYLEQDLVMTKDDQLVVLHDHYLDRVTDVAERFPDRARKDGRYYAIDFTLAEIKSLKFSEGFELENGKKVQTFPGRFPMGKSDFRVHTFEEEIEFVQGLNHSTGKNIGIYPEIKAPWFHHQEGKDIALKVLETLKKYGYTTKQDKVYLQCFDANELKRIKNELEPKLGMDLKLVQLIAYTDWNETQEKQADGKWVNYRYDWMFKPGAMKQIAQYADGIGPDYHMLVAEGSTKDHVTLTDMAKEAHASHLQVHPYTVRADQLPVYATDVNQLYDVLYNKAEVDGLFTDFPDKAVSFLKDNR
- the gyrA gene encoding DNA topoisomerase (ATP-hydrolyzing) subunit A, with the protein product MSDLAREITPVNIEEELKNSYLDYAMSVIVGRALPDVRDGLKPVHRRVLYAMNVLGNDWNKAYKKSARVVGDVIGKYHPHGDSAVYDTIVRMAQPFSLRYTLVDGQGNFGSIDGDSAAAMRYTEIRLAKIAHELMADLDKETVDFVDNYDGTEKIPDVMPTKIPNLLVNGASGIAVGMATNIPPHNLTEVINGCLAYIDDEDISIEGLMEHIPGPDFPTAAIINGRRGIEEAYRTGRGKIYIRARAEVEVDPKNGRETIIVHEIPYQVNKARLIEKIAELVKEKRVEGISALRDESDKDGMRIVIEIKRDAVGEVVLNNLYSQTQLQVSFGINMVALHHGQPKIMTLKEILAAFVRHRREVVTRRTIFELRKARERAHILEGLAIALANIDPIIELIRRAPTPSEAKAGLIAQAWELGTVSAMLERAGDDAARPEWLEPEFGIRDGKYWLTEQQAQAILDLRLQKLTGLEHEKLLDEYKELLEQIAELLHILGSADRLMEVIREELELIRDQFGDERRTEITANSADINIEDLINQEDVVVTLSHQGYVKYQPLTDYEAQRRGGKGKSAARIKEEDFIDRLLVANTHDTILCFSSRGRLYWMKVYQLPEASRGARGRPIVNLLPLEANERITAILPVREYEEGVNVFMATASGTVKKTALTEFSRPRTAGIIAVNLNEGDELIGVDLTAGKDEVMLFSAQGKVVRFKEDAVRPMGRTATGVRGIRLGEGDSVVSLIVPRGEGAILTATQNGYGKRTAVEEYPTKSRATKGVISIKVTDRNGPVVGAVQVDDADQIMMITDAGTLVRTRVSEISVVGRNTQGVILIRTAEDENVVGLQRVAEPVDDEELDSIDGSVAEGDDDIAPETDADDDAADDADE
- the nrdA gene encoding class 1a ribonucleoside-diphosphate reductase subunit alpha, which encodes MNQSLLVTKRDGSQERINLDKIHRVLDWAAEGLHNVSISQVELRSHIQFYDGIKTSDIHETIIKAAADLISRDAPDYQYLAARLAIFHLRKKAYGQFEPPKLYDHVVKMVELGKYDHHLLQDYSEEEFAQMDGFIDHWRDMNFSYAAVKQLEGKYLVQNRVTGEIYESAQFLYILVAACLFSNYPRETRLDYVKRFYDAVSTFKISLPTPIMSGVRTPTRQFSSCVMIECGDSLDSINATSSAIVKYVSQRAGIGINAGRIRALGSPIRGGEAFHTGCIPFYKHFQTAVKSCSQGGVRGGAATLFYPMWHLEVESLLVLKNNRGTEANRVRHMDYGVQINKLMYQRLLKGEDITLFSPSDVPGLYDAFFADQDEFERLYTKYEQDESIRKQRIKASELFSLMMQERASTGRIYIQNVDHCNTHSPFDPVVAPVRQSNLCLEIALPTKPLDDVNDENGEIALCTLSAFNLGAIESLDELEELSTLAVRALDALLDYQDYPIPAAKRGAMGRRTLGIGVINFAYYLAKHGVRYSDGSANNLTHKTFEAIQYYLLKASNELAKEQGACPWFNETTYSKGILPIDTYKKDLDAIASEPLHYDWESLRESIKTHGLRNSTLSALMPSETSSQISNATNGIEPPRGHISIKASKDGILRQVVPDYEQLKDQYELLWEMPGNDGYLQLVGIMQKFIDQSISANTNYDPTRFPSGKVPMQQLLKDLLTAYKLGVKTLYYQNTRDGAEDAQDDLAPSIQDDGCESGACKI
- the nrdB gene encoding class Ia ribonucleoside-diphosphate reductase subunit beta, which codes for MAYTTFSQTKNDQLLEPMFFGQPVNVARYDQQKYEIFEKLIEKQLSFFWRPEEVDVSRDRIDFQALPEHEKHIFISNLKYQTLLDSIQGRSPNVALLPLISIPELETWVETWAFSETIHSRSYTHIIRNIVNDPAVVFDDIVTNEQILKRAEGISHYYDDLIEMTSYWHLLGEGTHSVNGKTVTVNLHELKKKLYLCLMSVNALEAIRFYVSFACSFAFAERELMEGNAKIIRLIARDEALHLTGTQHMLNLMRSGEDDPEMAAIAEECKQECYDLFVLAAQQEKEWAEYLFQGGSMIGLNKDILCQYVEYITNIRMQAVGLDLPFKTRSNPIPWINTWLVSDNVQVAPQEVEVSSYLVGQIDSEIDHDDLSSFQL
- the ubiG gene encoding bifunctional 2-polyprenyl-6-hydroxyphenol methylase/3-demethylubiquinol 3-O-methyltransferase UbiG, giving the protein MNAEKPPVAHNVDLEEIAKFEAVASRWWDTEGEFKPLHRINPLRLGYIAERAGGLFGKKVLDVGCGGGILSESMAREGANVTGLDMGAEPLAVARLHALESGVELNYVQQTVEEHAAQHAGAYDVVTCMEMLEHVPDPRSVVQACAQLVKPGGHVFFSTLNRNAKSWLMAVVGAEYVLRMVPKGTHDAKKFIRPSELLAWVDETPLEERHIIGLHYNPLTNRFKLAPGVDVNYMLHTQAKKPV